DNA from Lagenorhynchus albirostris chromosome 15, mLagAlb1.1, whole genome shotgun sequence:
TGAGCACGCGGGCTGCTGCCAGGAAGGCCGCCCCGGTGAGGAGCTCGGCGATGAAGCTGATCCAGCCCAGGGCCAGGGACCAGCCGAAGCGGATGTCCACCTGGTCCAGCAGGGCCTTCTCCTCCAGGAGAAACAGCGCCTCCCGGAAGGCGGCGGCTGAATACGCGATGTAGACGCTGATGCCCGCGAGGGTCACCAAGGCTGAAGGGGTTGCAAAGGAGAGCAGATCAGACCCCCATCCCCGGGCACTGCCCCTCCTTCCCACTGCCGGCCCCTCTGTTCAGTgtgctccctcctcccttcccctcccttcctgccactGGTAACTCCTGCCCATCCCCGCATCTCAGCTCCTGGCGATTcctggaccccaccccaccccgccacgAGCCAGTCCAACCCACCGTGGGGTTTCACAGCATCACATGGCCCTCCATCACTTCCCAGGTCAGAATTTGTTTGTGAAACAACTTAACCAATGCCTGTCTGCCCCAATGTGAGCTCCAGAAGGTCCACCCTGGATGCCCAGCCCCCAGAGCAGCACCCTGCACACGGCAGTGCTCCATGCATACGTTATTAGAACGCACTGTCCAGTCCCATAGCCACTGGCCCCACACAGctctttaaacttttattaatttaaatgaacATCTCAGCTCCACGTTGGCACCTGCCACACGCCAAGTGCTCGTTGCCTGTTTCGTGGCAAATTAGAGAATTTCTCCATCAGGAGAGTTCCCCTGGAAGATGCTGTTTGGAGAATTAGTCACTGGGCAAACTATTAATgccaatattaataataatagcaggtGGGTGGAGGGGATCAGACCCTCACCGTATTCTCACCTCCAGGCattacttttctttatttccctccaTGGATTCTGCGTGTGTGTGTCATTActgttcttgttcttttttaaggTCCATTTCAAATGCACCAGAAGCAGGGAGGCCACAAAACAACCAGCTGTGAGTTTGGTTTTAATCAATCAAAGCAACGCCTGTCAGGATGGCAGGTGCACATGAAAGACTGAGGGTGGCCAGAGTGAGGGTCTCCCTCCAGCCCATGGCCCTAACACTGACGCTCTCATAACACGCTTCTTCTGTGAAATAATCAAAGCGATTCTCAGAATCTGCTCTCACCCCTATGCTTCTCTCTTGGGAACACAGACCCAGGGACCCTGATCCCTTCCAGCTAGGAGATCACAGGAGGGGGAAGCAAGCCCTAGAAGCGATGGGACCCCCCCAACCCTTCCCTTCTGAAGGATCGGGCACAGCCCCTCCTGGAACCCGGGCCCCGTGCAGGGTGGGCACCTACCTCCAAAGAGGAAGAGGGTCCCCGTgagcaggagaaggagggaggctcGCAGGAGGAAGCTCAGAAACCCTGTCATCCCCCCAAAAACCATCAGGATGAGGCTGAGGGGCAGCAGAATCACAAACGTCCCATGCATGGCTTAGGGGAGACAGGAGGACAGCAGGTTACTAACATCCTTCTGTTAATCAACAgacattcactgagcacctccTGTAGGCCAGCACCCAAACGCTGGGGGAAGAAATCAACACCACTGCTGCTTCTAATAAtgatggtagggcttccctggtggcgcagtggttgagagtccacctgccgatgcaggggacgcgggttcgtgccccggtccgggaagatcccacatgccgcggagcggctgggcccgtgagccatggccactgagcctgtgcgtccggagcctgtgctccgcaacgggagaggccacaacagtgagaggcccgcgtaccgcaaataataataataataatgataataatattattaatagcaACAGTTATCGAGGCTCAGCTATGCCAGACTTTGTGCTGTATGAGTATCAGCTCAAGTAATTCTCACACACCCTG
Protein-coding regions in this window:
- the TMEM114 gene encoding transmembrane protein 114 isoform X1, translated to MRVHLGALAGTAALSGALSFVLLAAAIGTDFWYIIDTERLQRSGPGARDPAGASNRSQLEPLSSHSGLWRTCRVQRPCAPLMNPFWQENVTFSDSSRQLLTMHGTFVILLPLSLILMVFGGMTGFLSFLLRASLLLLLTGTLFLFGALVTLAGISVYIAYSAAAFREALFLLEEKALLDQVDIRFGWSLALGWISFIAELLTGAAFLAAARVLSLRWRQDQAI